A window of Gemmatimonadota bacterium contains these coding sequences:
- a CDS encoding AAA family ATPase — MHHITEFKGFKDVSIDLMRPFTLLIGPNGSGKTNVIEAIELLSFIARGQPLYEIADVGRTETGLQIRGGLQACGHMGEDIFALGFGASLRFDGVSQQVLYRIHLRTKPHSQIQYEELKIGDRVIYKTLPKNSGTASR; from the coding sequence ATGCATCACATCACTGAATTCAAAGGATTCAAAGACGTTAGCATTGATCTGATGCGACCATTTACATTGCTGATTGGACCAAACGGCTCGGGCAAGACTAACGTCATTGAAGCAATTGAGTTACTTTCCTTTATCGCGCGCGGTCAACCCCTCTATGAAATTGCTGACGTCGGTCGCACCGAGACCGGCCTCCAGATTCGCGGTGGCCTACAGGCTTGTGGTCATATGGGCGAGGACATCTTCGCGTTAGGATTTGGAGCTTCTTTACGATTCGATGGTGTGTCCCAACAAGTCCTCTATAGAATACACCTTCGCACTAAACCACATTCTCAAATACAGTACGAAGAGTTAAAAATTGGTGACCGCGTAATCTACAAAACGTTGCCTAAGAACTCCGGGACAGCATCGCG